One window of Manihot esculenta cultivar AM560-2 chromosome 17, M.esculenta_v8, whole genome shotgun sequence genomic DNA carries:
- the LOC122722252 gene encoding purple acid phosphatase 3-like, which translates to MAFTEPTMLPLIFAAFIICFCSFSSLAELQSFQQPLKSDGSLSFLVIGDWGRRGLYNQSEVALQMGVIGEELDIDFVISTGDNFYEDGLTGIDDPNFYESFTNIYTAPSLQKQWYSVLGNHDYRGDVEAQLNPILTQKDSRWLCMRSFIVNAEIVEIFFVDTSPFVNDYFTNSEHNYDWKGISPRETYLANLLKDVDAALSSSNAKWKLVVGHHAILSAGHHGITVELLQQLVPILQEHNVDAYINGHDHCIQHISSSHSNIQFITSGGGSKAWRGDIRKWDPEELKLYYDGQGFMSVQMTDSTAAFAFYDAYGSVLHQWSISKESHSAA; encoded by the exons ATGGCCTTTACAGAACCCACCATGCTTCCTCTTATTTTTGCAGCCTTCATCATCTGTTTCTGCTCTTTTTCTTCATTGGCTGAGCTTCAAAGTTTCCAGCAGCCATTGAAATCTGATGGTTCTCTTAGCTTCTTGGTGATTGGAGATTGGGGAAGAAGAGGACTTTACAACCAATCTGAAGTTGCTTTACAG ATGGGAGTAATTGGAGAGGAACTGGACATAGATTTTGTGATATCTACTGGAGATAATTTTTATGAAGATGGTTTGACAGGAATTGATGATCCAAATTTTTATGAGTCTTTTACTAATATCTACACAGCCCCAAGCTTGCAAAAGCAATGGTACAGTG TTTTGGGTAACCATGATTACAGAGGTGATGTTGAAGCACAGTTGAATCCAATCCTCACACAAAAGGATAGCAGATGGCTTTGCATGAGGTCATTTATAGTCAATGCAG AAATTGTTGAAATTTTCTTTGTGGACACATCTCCATTTGTGAATGACTACTTCACAAACTCAGAACATAACTATGACTGGAAAGGTATTTCTCCTAGGGAGACTTACCTTGCCAATCTGTTGAAG GATGTGGATGCAGCACTGAGCAGCTCCAATGCAAAATGGAAACTTGTTGTTGGCCACCATGCCATCTTAAGTGCAGGACACCATGGAATCACAGTAGAGCTTCTACAGCAGCTTGTTCCAATTCTACag GAACATAATGTTGATGCTTACATAAACGGGCATGATCACTGTATCCAACATATCAGCAGCAGTCACAG CAACATTCAATTCATAACAAGTGGAGGCGGCTCAAAGGCCTGGAGGGGTGATATAAGGAAGTGGGATCCAGAGGAATTGAAGTTATATTATGATGGCCAAGGATTTATGTCAGTGCAAATGACCGACTCCACGGCCGCTTTtgcattttatgatgcctatggcAGTGTTTTGCACCAATGGAGCATATCCAAAGAGAGTCACTCAGCTGCATAA